The following are from one region of the Chanos chanos chromosome 10, fChaCha1.1, whole genome shotgun sequence genome:
- the LOC115822715 gene encoding potassium voltage-gated channel subfamily E member 2-like: MTFNEHGSSGLQGLYVRGQATIASDWQNLTLHLQGSLTNALRNLLDSWTQNVTQGEKELDAILAEENFDNVIWYLMVMIGMFAFIIVAILVSTVKSKRQEHSNDPYHKYIETDWSTQIQIQNYNQSYVISNPNTASFHGPGSP; the protein is encoded by the exons ATGACATTCAACGAACACGGCAGTTCAGGTCTTCAAGGTCTTTATGTAAG GGGACAGGCAACGATAGCGTCAGACTGGCAAAACCTGACGCTCCACCTGCAGGGCTCCTTAACAAACGCTCTGCGAAACCTTCTGGACAGCTGGACCCAGAACGTCACGCAGGGCGAAAAGGAGCTGGACGCCATCCTGGCCGAGGAGAACTTTGACAACGTCATCTGGTATCTGATGGTAATGATTGGCATGTTTGCTTTCATCATCGTGGCCATCCTGGTCAGCACGGTCAAGTCAAAGAGGCAGGAGCACTCCAACGATCCGTATCACAAGTACATAGAGACCGACTGGAGCACGCAAATCCAGATCCAGAACTACAACCAAAGCTACGTCATCTCCAACCCCAACACAGCGTCTTTTCACGGACCCGGTTCACCCTGA